In a single window of the Coriobacteriia bacterium genome:
- a CDS encoding Crp/Fnr family transcriptional regulator, with protein MTTTARETIVPKLRSIPMFSDLPERDLETLAGMMQYRKLPKGAFVITQNEVGNSMFLLVSGRVKVSLASPDGKELALNYLEAPAHFGEMSLVDAEPRSADVIAVTEVEVLGLDGKDLSTAIQLQPRLALSLIATLSRRLRHTIARLEDMAFHDATHRVARVLLNVATASYESRGVPVISGLTHYEIATLAGTSRETASRIISSFAKSGVLATKGRRIVVDLLRLRERLESRG; from the coding sequence ATGACCACGACGGCTAGAGAGACGATCGTCCCGAAGCTGCGCTCCATCCCCATGTTCTCCGACCTTCCCGAGCGGGACCTGGAGACGCTGGCCGGGATGATGCAGTACCGCAAGCTGCCCAAGGGCGCCTTCGTCATCACTCAGAACGAGGTGGGGAACTCGATGTTCCTGCTCGTCTCGGGCCGGGTCAAGGTCTCGCTGGCCTCGCCCGACGGCAAGGAGCTCGCGCTCAACTACCTCGAGGCGCCGGCGCACTTCGGGGAGATGAGCCTGGTCGACGCCGAGCCGCGCAGCGCGGACGTGATCGCGGTGACCGAGGTCGAGGTGCTCGGACTGGACGGCAAGGACCTGTCGACGGCCATCCAGCTGCAACCCCGGTTGGCACTCTCGCTGATCGCCACCCTCTCGCGCCGCTTGCGGCACACCATCGCGCGCCTGGAGGACATGGCGTTCCACGACGCGACCCACCGCGTCGCCCGTGTGCTGCTCAACGTGGCGACCGCTTCCTACGAGTCGCGCGGCGTCCCGGTGATATCCGGCCTGACGCACTACGAGATAGCCACGCTGGCGGGGACGTCCCGCGAGACCGCGAGCCGGATCATCTCCAGCTTCGCCAAGAGCGGCGTGCTGGCCACGAAGGGCCGGCGGATCGTGGTCGATCTGCTGCGGCTCAGGGAGCGGCTCGAGTCGAGAGGCTAG
- the bshB1 gene encoding bacillithiol biosynthesis deacetylase BshB1, translating to MGQGVARGAAREGVAGGAHLLRPRQVFRGGPGRPGEAPALLSAGVAPRARRGGTLSDVLCVGAHPDDVEIGMGGAVARMVDEGLSVVLCDLTDGEPTPRGTPETRAAEAAEAAVVLGVRRVTLGQPNRHLLDTVEAREELAEVIRGHRPRLLFAPYPVDAHPDHVAASAIARAARFYAKFTKTDMAGQPHYPGKLYSYAAVHLRLNHRPSFVLDISGGLSRKMDALAAYRSQFGDERGERLLAGLRTAAAWWGSRIGVEAGEAFFAEEEVGVASLDSLL from the coding sequence ATGGGCCAAGGCGTGGCGCGCGGGGCTGCGCGTGAAGGAGTTGCCGGTGGAGCGCATCTACTTCGACCACGACAGGTCTTTCGGGGAGGACCTGGACGACCCGGAGAAGCGCCTGCGCTACTATCTGCGGGTGTGGCGCCACGCGCTCGAAGAGGGGGAACGTTGAGCGACGTCCTATGCGTCGGGGCGCACCCCGACGACGTCGAGATCGGGATGGGTGGCGCCGTCGCCCGCATGGTGGACGAGGGCCTCTCCGTGGTGCTGTGCGACCTCACCGACGGCGAGCCGACGCCAAGGGGTACCCCCGAGACCCGGGCCGCCGAGGCGGCCGAGGCCGCGGTGGTGCTCGGCGTGCGACGCGTGACGCTAGGCCAGCCGAACCGACACCTCCTCGACACGGTGGAGGCGCGAGAGGAGCTCGCCGAGGTGATCCGCGGTCACCGTCCCCGGCTGCTCTTCGCGCCGTACCCGGTCGACGCGCACCCCGATCACGTGGCCGCGTCCGCTATCGCGCGGGCCGCCCGGTTCTACGCGAAGTTCACCAAGACCGACATGGCGGGACAGCCGCACTACCCCGGGAAGCTGTACTCGTACGCAGCGGTGCACCTGCGGCTGAACCACCGGCCGAGCTTCGTGCTCGACATCTCCGGTGGGCTGAGCCGCAAGATGGACGCGCTGGCGGCGTACCGCTCGCAGTTCGGGGATGAGCGGGGAGAGCGCCTTCTCGCCGGGTTGCGCACGGCGGCCGCCTGGTGGGGGTCGCGCATCGGCGTGGAGGCGGGCGAGGCGTTCTTCGCCGAAGAGGAGGTCGGCGTGGCCTCCCTCGACTCTCTCCTGTAG
- a CDS encoding OsmC family protein: MDARPEHGGEASGMRPLQVFLCALAGCTGMDVVSILGKKRQEVTGVELYVEADQRTDEYPRIYTEIRLHFAVTGRAVEPRAVARAIELSEEKYCSVAGMLGAQTTVKTSFSIEGAGS, translated from the coding sequence ATGGACGCGCGGCCCGAGCACGGGGGCGAGGCATCGGGCATGCGCCCCCTCCAGGTGTTCCTCTGCGCTCTCGCGGGCTGCACCGGCATGGACGTCGTGTCGATCCTCGGCAAGAAGCGCCAGGAGGTCACCGGCGTCGAGCTCTACGTCGAGGCCGACCAGCGCACGGACGAGTACCCGCGGATATACACAGAGATCCGGCTGCACTTCGCCGTCACCGGCCGCGCGGTCGAGCCGAGGGCCGTCGCGAGAGCGATCGAGCTGTCCGAAGAGAAGTACTGCTCGGTCGCGGGGATGCTGGGCGCTCAGACGACGGTCAAGACTTCCTTCAGCATCGAAGGGGCCGGCTCCTGA
- a CDS encoding FAD-binding oxidoreductase has product MAALSGRARSALDAAFGERLRSDRVERKMYSSDIGALPGLVKPFVPAGLAGAVVRPRHEADVVELLRLASRERFAVVPRGMSTSGYGGALPPAGAVVADMSGMDEVLEVDRGALRARVQPGVIWERLERGLREHGLAPRLYPSSAPSSTVAGWLAQGGSGFGSFGYGWFKDNVLSARVVLPSGDVREFAGDDLRAFVADAEGVTGIVVEVTIALRPMEDEVHRLFALPDHEALQVALERVSTEALPLWSVSFLNPESVRLKKRLPHRHGHPYEEAHERYEPDLPEEYLLVVAYPAPRGDAVDSGLSAAVAAAGGRELDERAAEHEWEQRFAPMRLKRIGPSIVPTEVVVPLAELSAVLGEIGERIGQPFVLEGMHGAGDAVTLLGFIPHDERSFAFNLAFALSLSVIAIARRHGGRAYSTGLYFRREARRVLGAERLEALRAFKGDVDPRGLMNPGKVLGTGAVDALMGAASALEPMVRRVANAARPPRHPEPADVRGVPADVALMSYACARCGYCVPTCEQFSGRGWESHSPRGKYAYLREVMAGREKWDRKAVDTFLVCTTCEVCNTRCQLQLPVEHDWMAMRGRLVHDEKLGTFPPFEMMAASLRGERDIWAGKAEHRADWVPADVAPDLADSGEYVYFAGCTASFVNTDVAEASVRLLTDAGYDVAYMGTDEACCGIPMKVAGKWDLFEEIYEHNVGEARKRGATTIVTSCPACGLVWKELYAKLARERGEDYEFEVKHYSELVADALADGRLELKDPIEARVTFHDSCHAGRAQGLYEPPREMLKAIPGIDYVEMEHNREEGLCCGSVLTLVGEPPVAPKLGKARLDEAVDAKADTVVALCPCCQVQLRDSNVKNDLGLRIDDLSRIVAQAAGYEIESKSDHSLVMWGYFERFIDLMQPENMAALMERIFPQMSDAMPPGLKPMMRAMIRLPGGPAMMRAMMPVMFPMLAPGILGEVMPDMVAAVERYIGPMPEDMRELLPELLPATMESLMPTYLPQLIPHLVPRFVKCMESGRCFAGAEVA; this is encoded by the coding sequence ATGGCAGCGCTGTCAGGACGAGCACGATCGGCACTGGATGCCGCGTTCGGAGAGCGTCTCCGCTCAGACCGGGTGGAACGCAAGATGTACTCCTCGGACATCGGGGCGCTTCCCGGGCTCGTGAAGCCGTTCGTGCCCGCGGGTCTCGCGGGTGCCGTGGTGCGGCCGCGTCATGAGGCCGATGTCGTCGAGCTGTTGCGCCTGGCCTCGCGGGAGCGGTTCGCCGTGGTGCCTCGGGGCATGTCCACGTCGGGCTACGGGGGCGCGTTGCCTCCGGCCGGCGCAGTGGTGGCGGACATGTCGGGGATGGACGAGGTGCTCGAGGTCGATCGCGGCGCGCTTCGCGCCCGGGTCCAGCCCGGTGTGATCTGGGAGCGGCTCGAGCGGGGGTTGCGCGAGCACGGCCTGGCCCCGCGTCTCTATCCGTCCTCGGCGCCGTCGTCGACGGTGGCCGGCTGGCTCGCGCAGGGCGGTTCAGGCTTCGGCTCCTTCGGGTACGGGTGGTTCAAGGACAACGTGCTCTCCGCGCGAGTCGTCCTGCCCTCCGGCGACGTGCGCGAGTTCGCCGGCGACGACCTGCGCGCCTTCGTCGCCGACGCCGAGGGCGTCACGGGGATCGTCGTCGAGGTCACGATCGCGCTGCGCCCCATGGAGGACGAGGTGCACCGCCTCTTCGCCCTGCCGGATCACGAGGCCCTGCAGGTGGCGCTGGAGCGGGTCTCGACCGAGGCGCTGCCGCTATGGTCGGTCAGCTTCCTCAATCCCGAGTCCGTCCGGCTGAAGAAGCGCCTGCCGCATCGGCACGGGCATCCCTACGAGGAGGCGCACGAGCGCTACGAGCCCGACCTGCCCGAGGAGTACCTCCTCGTCGTGGCGTACCCGGCGCCGAGAGGCGACGCGGTCGACTCGGGGCTCTCGGCCGCAGTCGCCGCCGCCGGCGGACGGGAGCTCGACGAGCGCGCGGCGGAGCACGAGTGGGAGCAGCGGTTCGCTCCCATGCGCCTGAAGCGCATCGGCCCCTCGATCGTGCCGACCGAGGTCGTCGTCCCGCTGGCGGAGCTCTCGGCCGTCCTCGGCGAGATCGGCGAGAGGATCGGGCAGCCCTTCGTGCTCGAAGGCATGCACGGTGCCGGCGACGCGGTCACCCTGCTCGGCTTCATCCCGCATGACGAGCGTTCCTTCGCGTTCAATCTCGCCTTCGCACTGTCGCTGTCGGTCATCGCGATCGCCCGGCGCCACGGCGGACGCGCGTATTCGACGGGGCTGTACTTCCGGCGCGAGGCGCGGCGCGTGCTCGGTGCGGAGCGGCTGGAGGCGTTGCGCGCCTTCAAGGGTGACGTCGACCCGCGCGGACTGATGAATCCCGGCAAGGTCCTCGGCACAGGAGCCGTCGACGCGCTCATGGGCGCGGCGAGCGCCCTCGAGCCGATGGTCCGGAGGGTAGCCAACGCGGCGAGGCCGCCGCGTCACCCCGAGCCGGCCGACGTGCGCGGCGTCCCCGCCGACGTCGCGCTCATGTCCTACGCCTGCGCGCGATGCGGGTACTGCGTGCCGACCTGCGAGCAGTTCAGCGGCCGCGGGTGGGAGAGTCACTCCCCGCGCGGCAAGTACGCCTACCTGCGCGAGGTGATGGCGGGCCGTGAGAAGTGGGACCGCAAGGCCGTGGACACGTTCCTCGTCTGCACCACCTGTGAGGTCTGCAACACGCGCTGCCAGCTCCAGCTCCCCGTCGAGCACGACTGGATGGCGATGCGCGGCAGGCTCGTGCACGACGAGAAGCTGGGGACGTTCCCGCCGTTCGAGATGATGGCGGCGAGTCTGCGCGGCGAGCGGGACATCTGGGCCGGGAAGGCCGAGCACAGGGCGGACTGGGTGCCGGCCGACGTCGCGCCCGACCTCGCGGACTCGGGCGAGTACGTGTACTTCGCGGGCTGCACGGCGAGCTTCGTCAACACCGACGTCGCCGAGGCGAGCGTGCGGCTTCTCACCGACGCCGGCTACGACGTCGCCTACATGGGCACCGACGAGGCGTGCTGCGGGATCCCGATGAAGGTCGCCGGGAAGTGGGACCTCTTCGAGGAGATCTACGAGCACAACGTCGGCGAGGCCAGGAAGCGGGGGGCCACGACGATCGTCACGTCGTGTCCCGCATGCGGACTGGTGTGGAAGGAGCTCTACGCAAAGCTCGCCAGGGAGCGCGGCGAGGACTACGAGTTCGAGGTGAAGCACTACTCCGAGCTGGTCGCCGACGCCCTGGCCGACGGGCGCCTCGAGCTGAAGGACCCGATCGAGGCCAGGGTGACGTTCCACGATTCGTGCCACGCGGGAAGGGCGCAGGGGCTGTACGAGCCGCCGCGTGAGATGCTCAAGGCGATCCCCGGCATCGACTACGTCGAGATGGAGCACAACCGCGAGGAGGGGCTCTGCTGCGGTTCGGTGCTGACGCTCGTCGGCGAGCCGCCCGTGGCACCCAAGCTCGGCAAGGCGCGCCTGGACGAGGCCGTCGACGCGAAGGCGGACACGGTGGTGGCCCTGTGTCCGTGCTGCCAGGTGCAGCTTCGCGACAGCAACGTGAAGAACGACCTGGGGCTCAGGATCGACGACCTCTCGCGTATCGTCGCGCAGGCCGCCGGTTACGAGATCGAGTCCAAGAGCGACCACTCGCTCGTGATGTGGGGCTACTTCGAGAGGTTCATCGACCTCATGCAGCCGGAGAACATGGCGGCGCTGATGGAGCGGATCTTCCCGCAGATGTCCGATGCGATGCCGCCGGGCCTGAAGCCGATGATGCGCGCGATGATCAGGCTGCCGGGTGGGCCGGCGATGATGCGGGCGATGATGCCCGTGATGTTCCCGATGCTCGCTCCGGGGATCCTCGGCGAGGTCATGCCCGACATGGTCGCGGCGGTCGAGCGGTACATCGGACCCATGCCCGAGGACATGCGGGAGCTGCTGCCGGAACTGCTGCCGGCGACGATGGAGTCGCTGATGCCCACCTATCTGCCGCAGCTGATCCCGCACCTCGTGCCGAGGTTCGTGAAGTGCATGGAGAGCGGGCGGTGCTTCGCAGGCGCCGAGGTAGCGTAG
- a CDS encoding HAD family hydrolase, translating into MRGILFDLDGTLLDIDLDAFLARYFAALETAMEPLLAPTGLSGPEALGALSAATRSMAEPHPGRTNRDVFHEDFLRRTGIDLDETWDLFENFYAEEYPALGDGCGPKSGARDAVLAALELGLKVAVATNPIFPVTAINHRLAWAGLSDLPIHAVTAYETMHACKPLPEYFRQTAGLLGVEPGQCMMVGDDRFLDMAAGDVGMLTYYVGDHPEAATDFRGDLVALAALLPRLVG; encoded by the coding sequence ATGCGAGGCATACTGTTCGACCTGGACGGCACCCTGCTCGACATCGACCTGGACGCGTTCCTCGCGCGGTACTTCGCCGCGCTGGAGACGGCGATGGAGCCGTTGCTCGCCCCCACGGGCCTGTCCGGCCCGGAGGCGCTCGGCGCGCTGTCGGCGGCGACCCGGTCGATGGCGGAGCCCCATCCGGGAAGGACCAACAGGGACGTCTTCCACGAGGACTTCCTGCGCAGGACGGGGATCGATCTCGACGAGACGTGGGATCTGTTCGAGAACTTCTACGCCGAGGAGTACCCCGCGTTGGGCGACGGATGCGGCCCGAAGAGCGGCGCGCGCGACGCGGTGCTGGCGGCGCTGGAGCTAGGGCTGAAGGTCGCCGTCGCCACGAACCCGATCTTCCCGGTGACGGCCATCAACCACCGTCTCGCCTGGGCCGGACTGTCGGACCTGCCGATCCACGCCGTGACGGCCTACGAGACGATGCACGCGTGCAAGCCTCTACCGGAGTACTTCCGCCAGACGGCCGGGTTGCTCGGGGTCGAGCCCGGACAGTGCATGATGGTCGGAGACGACCGCTTCCTCGACATGGCTGCCGGCGATGTCGGGATGCTCACGTACTACGTGGGCGACCACCCCGAGGCAGCGACCGACTTCCGGGGAGACCTGGTCGCACTGGCCGCGCTGCTCCCGCGCCTGGTGGGGTGA
- a CDS encoding glycerol-3-phosphate acyltransferase: MFAYFTDLAAVSARGWLLIGTALAGSYLVGSIPWSYLIVKWVTGEDITTHGTGNVGAMNVRRTTGSWAWFTLAMVLDGLKGLLSVLGVYAFMASRPDLGGQWPPAYAAQAAVMGAVLGHDFSLWLSLAKKRVLGGKGLATGGGALLAYDPVYFLVVLAVGLGTIALTRYMMAGQVAAAVALPVFALASGAWDWPFALLAGTLIYVRHHRRFVGLLRGEEPRLYVEDRMGPRG, from the coding sequence GTGTTCGCATACTTCACCGATCTGGCCGCAGTGTCCGCAAGGGGTTGGCTGCTCATCGGCACCGCCCTGGCCGGCTCCTACCTCGTCGGCTCGATCCCGTGGTCCTACCTCATCGTCAAGTGGGTCACGGGTGAGGACATAACGACGCACGGGACGGGCAACGTCGGCGCGATGAACGTGCGACGCACGACGGGGTCGTGGGCCTGGTTCACGCTCGCCATGGTCCTCGACGGCCTCAAGGGGCTCCTGTCGGTCCTCGGCGTCTACGCGTTCATGGCCAGTAGGCCCGACCTCGGGGGCCAGTGGCCGCCGGCCTACGCGGCTCAGGCCGCCGTGATGGGAGCGGTGCTCGGCCACGACTTCTCGCTGTGGCTGTCTCTCGCGAAGAAGCGCGTGCTGGGAGGGAAGGGGCTCGCCACCGGCGGCGGCGCCCTGCTCGCCTACGACCCGGTGTACTTCCTGGTGGTGCTCGCCGTCGGGCTGGGCACGATCGCCCTCACCCGGTACATGATGGCCGGACAGGTGGCCGCGGCCGTCGCGCTGCCGGTCTTCGCGCTCGCCTCGGGCGCCTGGGACTGGCCGTTCGCGCTGCTGGCGGGGACCCTCATCTACGTGCGCCACCACCGCCGCTTCGTCGGCCTGCTGCGCGGCGAGGAGCCGCGGCTCTACGTCGAGGACCGCATGGGCCCCCGGGGCTGA
- the rlmD gene encoding 23S rRNA (uracil(1939)-C(5))-methyltransferase RlmD: MVSHDDRRAEELLVERLAAGGEGVARLGDGRVAFIGGTCPGDLVRAVITEDRGSYVRATAEEVLQASPDRVRPTCPRDDQCGGCQWRHIAYDRQLAAKHSQVADSLERVGKLDRSVVEAAVASPVVDGYRNKAEFAVDLSAGRVRLGYTRQGGFVPVERCLLLPGKHAGAPRAVAGALNYLSKGRDIGISRVALRASTRTGEVEVSLWGPPGAFPRAPAAKVLADAVGATSVVRVLVKGDTRGRRVSKVEVLGGKGHWTERLAEFSFTVSAPSFFQVNTDAAELLVRRVVDAVPSPVRARVFDVYAGVGTFTLPFAALGAGVTAFEAEGSAVRDLRRNADRARLPVEVVPGDAARSMRAAGEADAAVVDPPRAGLSGPALEALVASRASRIVYVSCDPATLARDLATLAARGYRPASVTPIDLFPQTHHVEAVAVLDA, from the coding sequence ATGGTGTCGCACGACGATCGAAGAGCCGAGGAGCTGCTCGTGGAGCGCCTGGCCGCAGGGGGCGAGGGCGTCGCCCGTCTCGGCGACGGGCGCGTCGCCTTCATCGGCGGCACCTGCCCCGGTGACCTCGTGCGGGCGGTGATAACCGAGGACCGCGGATCCTACGTGCGCGCGACCGCCGAGGAGGTCCTTCAGGCTTCCCCTGACCGCGTGCGCCCGACGTGCCCGCGCGACGACCAGTGCGGCGGTTGCCAGTGGCGCCACATAGCGTACGACCGTCAGCTGGCGGCCAAGCACTCCCAGGTCGCCGACAGTCTCGAGCGCGTCGGCAAGCTGGATCGCTCCGTGGTGGAGGCAGCCGTCGCTTCTCCGGTCGTGGACGGGTACCGCAACAAGGCGGAGTTCGCCGTCGACCTCTCCGCAGGCAGGGTCCGGCTGGGCTACACCCGCCAGGGCGGTTTCGTCCCCGTCGAGCGTTGCCTCCTGCTGCCGGGTAAGCACGCCGGCGCGCCCAGGGCCGTCGCAGGGGCCCTGAACTACCTCTCGAAGGGACGCGACATCGGGATATCGCGGGTGGCGCTTCGGGCCTCGACGAGGACGGGCGAGGTCGAGGTGTCGCTGTGGGGCCCCCCGGGGGCGTTCCCCCGAGCGCCGGCCGCCAAGGTGCTTGCCGACGCGGTCGGGGCCACCAGCGTGGTCCGCGTGCTCGTCAAGGGCGACACCCGCGGCCGGCGTGTCTCCAAGGTGGAGGTCCTCGGCGGCAAGGGCCACTGGACCGAGAGGCTCGCCGAGTTCTCCTTCACCGTCTCGGCTCCCTCGTTCTTCCAGGTCAACACCGATGCCGCTGAGCTCCTCGTGAGACGCGTCGTCGACGCGGTACCCTCACCGGTGCGCGCCCGGGTGTTCGACGTCTACGCCGGCGTCGGGACCTTCACGCTGCCGTTCGCCGCCCTCGGTGCCGGGGTGACCGCGTTCGAGGCCGAAGGCTCCGCCGTGAGGGACCTGCGGCGCAACGCTGACCGCGCGCGGCTGCCCGTGGAGGTGGTGCCCGGCGATGCCGCGCGTTCGATGCGGGCCGCCGGCGAGGCCGACGCCGCGGTCGTGGACCCGCCCCGGGCGGGACTGAGCGGGCCGGCCCTCGAAGCCCTGGTCGCCAGCCGGGCGTCGCGGATCGTCTACGTGTCCTGCGACCCGGCCACGCTCGCCCGAGACTTGGCAACGCTCGCCGCCAGGGGATACCGCCCTGCCTCGGTCACCCCCATCGACCTCTTCCCGCAGACGCATCACGTGGAGGCGGTCGCCGTCCTGGACGCCTAG
- a CDS encoding DUF2249 domain-containing protein, with protein MMTDVGKRSLVIDVRGLTPALRRPIIFTVLDKLLEQDANDSVVIVCDHEPAGLGYQIDLRKESRGRFEYYYDQRMDGAWVALVRRKWE; from the coding sequence ATGATGACCGACGTCGGCAAGAGGAGCCTCGTCATAGACGTACGGGGCCTCACGCCGGCCCTGCGGCGGCCGATCATCTTCACGGTCCTGGACAAGCTGCTGGAGCAGGACGCCAACGACAGCGTCGTGATCGTGTGCGATCACGAGCCGGCGGGTCTCGGCTACCAGATCGACTTGCGCAAGGAGTCCCGCGGGAGGTTCGAGTACTACTACGACCAGCGGATGGACGGCGCCTGGGTCGCCCTCGTCCGCCGCAAGTGGGAGTAG
- a CDS encoding cytochrome B5: MREITQEELATNDGREGRPAWVAYEGTVYDVTDSAMWVDGEHMDHQAGRDLTEEHAEAPHDVLVTDLPAVGSLA; encoded by the coding sequence ATGCGAGAGATCACGCAGGAGGAGCTCGCGACCAACGACGGGCGCGAAGGACGGCCGGCCTGGGTGGCCTACGAGGGCACGGTCTACGACGTGACGGACAGCGCGATGTGGGTGGACGGCGAGCACATGGACCACCAGGCAGGGCGCGACCTCACGGAGGAGCATGCCGAAGCGCCTCACGACGTCCTGGTGACCGACTTGCCCGCGGTCGGCAGCCTGGCCTGA
- a CDS encoding PilT/PilU family type 4a pilus ATPase — protein sequence MAEMKVLVVHDDVAFFGRIRDGFASEGASVEVTDAISGPGVVGLAAGQSPDVIVVEADLVGMDGYVLTKHLKAEPGTAGIPVIILASKPSEASALKARQVGAAAQMPHDVDVRLLLEKVRSLAGTPHPVPASVPAAAQATAAPAAAQATAAPAAAPAAAAAPAAAPAASPAYGVPQPPPAPGGNGDARDGATEASGRAPGSEVPQIDDLLRLMLERGGSDLHITVGSAPGIRLRGDIVPVETAAPLSPKQTQEMILNLLSEEQRRRFETELELDFAYSIPGVSRFRANVFQQRNSMGAVFRVIPIRIPSMEELGLPKVCRVLADRPRGLVLVTGPTGSGKSTTLAAMVDHINDNRACHIVTLEDPIEFMHKNKMAYVNQREVGEDTHSFSAALKRVLRQDPDVILVGEMRDLETISAAITAAETGHLVLATLHTTGGPATVDRVIDVFPPHQQQQVRMQLSTTLEGVLSQVLLRSTDGRTRVLAMEIMLGIPAIGNLIREGKTHQMATIIQGGASQGMQTLDQNLKTLLQGGRITFEEAIGKAMNPKELAQMMGRRI from the coding sequence GTGGCGGAGATGAAGGTCCTCGTCGTTCACGACGACGTCGCGTTCTTCGGACGCATCCGGGACGGCTTCGCGTCCGAGGGAGCGTCGGTGGAGGTGACCGACGCGATCTCCGGCCCAGGGGTCGTCGGGCTCGCCGCCGGCCAGTCCCCCGACGTGATCGTCGTCGAGGCGGATCTCGTCGGCATGGACGGCTACGTACTCACCAAGCATCTCAAGGCCGAGCCGGGTACGGCGGGGATCCCCGTCATCATCCTGGCGTCCAAGCCCAGCGAGGCCTCCGCGCTGAAGGCGCGGCAGGTCGGCGCTGCGGCGCAGATGCCCCACGACGTGGACGTCCGGCTGCTGCTCGAGAAGGTGCGGTCGCTGGCAGGGACGCCTCACCCGGTTCCCGCCTCCGTGCCCGCCGCGGCGCAGGCCACCGCGGCACCGGCCGCGGCGCAGGCCACCGCGGCGCCGGCGGCGGCACCCGCGGCAGCAGCGGCACCCGCGGCGGCACCGGCTGCGTCCCCGGCGTACGGGGTGCCCCAGCCGCCTCCAGCTCCCGGAGGCAACGGCGATGCCAGGGACGGCGCGACGGAGGCCTCCGGGCGGGCTCCCGGTTCGGAGGTCCCGCAGATCGACGATCTGTTGCGCCTCATGCTCGAGCGTGGTGGCTCGGACCTGCACATCACGGTGGGCAGCGCTCCCGGTATCCGGCTGCGTGGCGACATCGTGCCGGTGGAGACGGCCGCGCCGCTGTCGCCGAAGCAGACGCAGGAGATGATCCTGAACCTGCTGTCCGAGGAGCAGCGCCGGCGCTTCGAGACGGAGTTGGAGCTGGACTTCGCCTACAGCATCCCCGGCGTCTCGCGCTTCCGGGCGAACGTCTTCCAGCAGCGCAACTCGATGGGCGCGGTGTTCCGCGTCATCCCCATCAGGATCCCTTCGATGGAGGAGCTCGGCCTCCCGAAGGTCTGCCGGGTCCTGGCCGACAGGCCAAGGGGCCTGGTGTTGGTGACCGGACCGACGGGGTCGGGTAAGTCGACCACGCTCGCGGCCATGGTCGACCACATAAACGACAACCGCGCGTGCCACATCGTCACTCTCGAGGACCCCATCGAGTTCATGCACAAGAACAAGATGGCCTACGTGAACCAGCGCGAGGTCGGGGAGGACACACATTCCTTCTCCGCGGCGCTGAAACGGGTGTTGCGGCAGGACCCCGACGTCATCCTCGTCGGCGAGATGCGCGACCTCGAGACGATCTCCGCCGCGATCACCGCGGCGGAGACGGGCCACCTGGTGCTGGCCACGCTCCACACGACCGGGGGCCCGGCGACCGTGGACCGCGTCATCGACGTCTTCCCGCCCCATCAGCAGCAGCAGGTGCGCATGCAGCTCTCCACCACGCTGGAGGGCGTGCTCTCGCAGGTGCTGCTGCGCTCGACCGACGGGCGGACCCGCGTGTTGGCCATGGAGATCATGCTCGGCATCCCCGCGATCGGCAACCTGATCCGCGAGGGCAAGACCCACCAGATGGCCACGATCATCCAAGGCGGCGCGTCACAGGGGATGCAGACGCTCGACCAGAACCTGAAGACGCTCCTGCAAGGGGGTAGAATCACCTTCGAGGAAGCTATCGGCAAGGCGATGAACCCCAAGGAGCTCGCGCAGATGATGGGCCGCAGGATCTGA
- a CDS encoding 4Fe-4S binding protein, which produces MGKPVVDSSLCTACGICVDECTTSALDLEEDVVVLTRPDDCTECGTCLDVCPNEAVTLE; this is translated from the coding sequence ATGGGAAAGCCTGTCGTCGACAGCTCCCTCTGCACCGCGTGCGGCATCTGCGTCGACGAGTGCACCACGAGCGCTCTCGACCTCGAAGAGGACGTCGTCGTCCTGACGCGTCCCGACGACTGCACCGAGTGCGGCACGTGCCTGGACGTCTGCCCGAACGAGGCCGTCACCCTCGAGTAG